The nucleotide sequence ACTGTGAGTGTGATGTTCGAGGTTTGTAAGACCTGGCGGTCGGTGATCGGCCGCACCTCATTGAACCCAGGGCTCGTAGGTGCGCCCAGCGCACCCCTGAGCCCTGGGTTCGCAGGAATCTGCCGTTGGCCGAGCTACCAGAGCTCGACGTACACGAGGATGGGGACGTTGGGTGCCGACGAGAAGCCGGTCGTTTCCCGGAAGTCCCACAGTTCGACCCAGAACCGGACACCGTCCGAGCGGGAGAAGCTGCCCTGGTAGTGGGGGAGTTGTTCGTCGTCGATCCGCGCGAAAGCGCCTCCGAAGCCGCGCTGGAGGAGTCTGCGCTCGATGTCGGGGCCGAGGATGAGGTGTTCGGGCACGCTTGCGGGGAGCTCGAAGTAGTGGGCCTCGGCATGGGTGGCGCCTGGTGCCGACCTGGCAGCGGCCGCTTCATCGTAGAGATCCTCGGCGGTGGAGACTTCGGTGGCACCGGCAGGAATCCACGGTTTGCCTGCGGCGAGCTGTTTGATCGACGTGCCGAGCCACTTCGCCACCCACGTGCCGCGGTCCGGCGGAATCCAGTCCGCACGGCCCAGCACGAGCATCGCGACAGATTCGGCCATGTCTTCGGCCGGTCCCGTCCGACCGTACTCGGTTGCCGCCTGGCCTTCGAGTCGCCAGTCGGCGTGGAGCGGATCGGCAGATTCGTTGGTCCAGCCGGTCTGGGCGGCGAAGGAGAGGACGAGTTCCGATCCGTCGGCGGGGTCGACCCGCGCGATGTCTCCGTCGAGCGCAGCCTGGATGTAGGCAGGGTCGAGGGCGCGGAATTGCGCGACGTGCGCGAATTCGTGGGCGAGGGCACGTGCGAGGTCGAGGCGGGTGGTACCGTCACCGTCGGGGTCGAACGTCCGGTCGACGAGGTAGATGTCGGGTCCTCTTGTGAAAGTGACGGCGTTGCCCACCTGTTCTTCTTCCGGAGCCGATGCGATGCGGATGATGGATCGCGGTGCGCCGACTTCCCAGAGCACACGGGGCAGCTCGGAGAGCGCGGCATCGAGGAGCGCGAGCTCGACCGGGTCGGGGTGCGGTCGCGACCCGACGACGGTGATGTCGTGCACGGTACGTTGCCACACGACGTCGGCGAACGGCGCCGACCCGAGGCGAGTGAGCAGGCTGGTATCGGTGAGGTCGAATGTCCCCGGGGTCGTGGTCGAGCTCGTCGCGTCAGGGACCGCGCAGGCCACCACCATGGTTGCGAGAGCGAGGAAGAGAAGGCGTCGCACGGTGGCAGATGGTAGATGCAGCCCGAAGTTGACCGACGTCATCGAGAGCATGCTCGGACATTGTCGGGTTCCGGCTGAGACCGATTCTGATTGCACTAGCCTTGAGTGAGAGGCCGCGAGCCAAGGAGTTGGAACTATGAGCAAGGTGACGGTTGTCGGAGCGGGCAAGTACGGGTCACTGACGGCGATGCGCATCGCCCAGCTGGATCTTGCCGACGAAGTGGTCATGACGGACATCGTCGAGGGTCTTCCACAGGGGCTTGCCCTCGACATGAACGAGTCCCGTCCGATCGAGAAATACCGCACGTTGGTCGTCGGGACGAACGAGTACGCAGATACCGCGGGCAGCGATGTCGTGGTGATCACCGCCGGGCTTCCCCGCAAACCGGGCATGAGCAGGATGGACCTGCTCGAGGTGAACGCCAAGATCGTCAAGAGCGTCGTCGAGCAGATCACGCACTTCTCGCCGGAGGCGACGCTGATCGTGGTCACCAATCCCCTCGATCACATGACGACGCTGGCCGCCGAAGTGTCTGGTCTGCCGCGCAACAAGGTCATGGGCCAGGCAGGCATGTTGGACACGGCACGGTTCGTGCACTTCGTCTCGGAGGTGAGCGGTGTCGACGTGCTCGACATCGAAGCGCTCACCTTGGGCAGTCACGGGCCGACGATGGTGCCGGTGCCATCACAGGTCAAGGTCGCCGGCAAGCCGCTGACCGAAGTGTTGACGGCCGAGCAGATCGAGGCGATCGTGGAGCGCACCCGCAAGGGTGGATCGGAGATCGTCGGTCTGCTGAAGACGGGGAGCGCCTACTTCGCCCCGTCGGCGGCAGCCACCCAGATGGTCAAGGCGGTCCTGCAGGACACCGGCGAGATCATGCCTGTGTGCGCGTGGACGTCCGGCGAGTACGGCATCGAGGGCGTGTACCTGGGTGTTCCCGCCAAGCTGGGTGCCAAGGGTGTCGAGGAGATTGTCCAACTGGACATCGACGAGTCCGAGTTGGAGGCACTGCGCGAGGCCGCTGTGGCGGTGAAAGCCAAGATCGAGGATCTGCACAGCATCACGCTATGACGGTCCCGTAACGAACGAAAGCCCCCGGTTTACGGGGGCTTTCGTTGTAATCGGTGCTTTGTTCTGCCAGAATCACAGTATTGTAGTTCTCTGCCAGGAGGCAGTCGTATGAATAAGGGAGACCTCGTAGAAAAAGTTGCCGATGCCGCGGGCATCAGCAAGAAGGCTGCCCATGTGGCGGTCGAGACGGTGTTCGGTGAGATCACCAAGGCGATGAAGAAGGGTGATCGAGTGCAGGTGACCGGGTTCGGGAGCTTCGAATCGACGAAGCGGCCGGGCCGCAAGGGTCTGAACCCGGCGACGGGGGAGAGTCTGTACATCAAGACCAAGTTCGTGCCGAAGTTCCACCCGGGTAAGGGCCTCAAAGACGAGGTAGCCAAACGGCGCAAGTAGGCGATTGGAACGAGTGGCGTGTGGGCGGCCCTCGGGCCGCCCACCTTGTTGTTCCGCATCTGCGAACCCTGGGCTCGTAGGGGTCCACAGGACCCCTACGAGCCCAGGGTTCAGGGGATTCTCAGTACTCGACGTCCAGGCCGGCGGTGGCGGAGGCGTAGTGGCCGAGGGCGGCTTGCTGGGTCATGAGCTTGGCCATGTTGCCGGCGACCTTGATCTTGCCGGTCATGAAGGCCATCTGTGTGTTGAGATCGCCCTTGAAGATCTTCGATGCGGTCTCATAGCTCGACGTGATCGTGACGTCCGGGTTCTCCATCTCGCCGATTCTCTGCACCGGGGTGTCGCCCGTGGCGTCCATGTAGAACTTCGCTTCGCCTTCGGGTGCATCGGTGACGACGAACTGGAGGCTCATGTTGGCCGACGATGTGAAAGCGTCGCTCGCCCTGAGTGCTTCGGTGACCGCGGCGGCCCATTCGTCGGTGAGGAATCTGAATGCCATGGCTTCCTTTCTTTCCCTCTTGTCAGGCTAGCAGGGTTCGGGACCGGTGCTTGCGATTGCAAGCAGTCTGCGTCCTCGTGTCCTCTTCTCTTCCATCGACAGAGGCGGTCGAACCGGGCGTGGCCGGTCGGATTGGAGCCTGTAGAAAGCTCGGCTGGTCAGTCGCTCAGGATCGGCAGAAGAGGTCGGTGGATCTTCTTGATGTCCCTGGCGCCGAGCTTCGCCAGCGGTGCCCGTGGGTGGCCGGGTCGGAGTCCGACCATCTCGGCGGCGGCCTTCACGCCAGGGATTCTGTAGATCTCGACCGCCGAGGCGATCCTGGTCAGTTCTGCCTGAGCCGTGAGCGCACTCTTGGGGGATCGGTGCGCCTTTGCGACGACCTCGAGGACCATCGTCGTGAGGTAGTTGGACGAGGCGGTGATCGCACCGTAGCCACCCGCAGCCATGCAGAACGTGATCGACCGGGTCGCTCCGGTGAACAGCAGGAAGTCGGCGGGTGTTTCCTGTACGAGGCGGGCCATCCGCGTGACGTCGCCCCCGGAGTCCTTCATCCCGATGATGTTGGGATCGTGTGACAGTTCGACGACGAGGTCGGTGGGGATCTCGTAGGCGGCGTACAAGGGGACCGAGTAGATCATCACCGGAAGCGGAGAGGTGTCGGCCAGGGCGAGGAAGAACCGGCGGACGGCATCGCGGCTGCCTCGGGCAAGGGTGGTGGGGGTCATGGCGAGAACGGCGTCGGCACCGGCTTCGACGGCCTCCATGGCCTGCCGGGTGGCCATTCGCGTGGTCTCCGCGGCGATACCAGACAGCAGAAAAGGCTTCTCACCGAGTGTTTGCCGCGCAGTTTCGAGGAGGGTCTGTCGCTCTCCGGGTTCCAGGTAGGGACCTTCGCCGGTCGACCCGGCGATCAGGAAGCCTTTGATCCTCCGCTTGGTGAGCGTGGTCAGGTTGTGTCGATGGGCGTCGAGGTCGAGGTCACCGGATCGGGTGAACGGTGTGACGAGCGCGGGCAGCAGGCGAGGCGGTTGCACCGACGTGAGGCTACTACCCGACGAAGAGGCTCCGGAATGAACGGCTCGAGGATCCCCCAAGACTCGATCCTCGCGTGTTCTCGGGCACCGCCGCGTCAGCTCAGGGAGTCGGGTCTGGTTCGATGTGCATCACCGTGTCAGCGGCCCAACAGGTGTTGTTGACAGGGTCTCTGTTGCACACCGAGCCGGTGAACCACGCGAAACCGGTGAGCCAGTCGTGGTCGAAGACCACACGGGTTCCGAGCCAGTCCCTGTCGGATCCGTCGTTGTCTCGCACTGTCGCGGGCCAGTTTTCCTCCAGAGCGAACCATGTGCCGCAGCGGAGGAACGCGCCGTTGTCTCCGCTCACGAACGGACGGAATCGCTGGCGGAGTCCGATCGTGCCGGATGTGTCGGATTGGTAGATCCACACCTGGAGCACCGCGCCGTCGATGTCTCGAATCGCCCCGGCGGTCGCTTCCAGGATGACGCAGTCGGCGTTGGCCTCGTCGCCTGCGGCCGCGCCAACCCGCGCGCCTTCACGCGTGCCGGCTGTGACACTGAGCCAGTCGCGAAGTCCCATCCCCCACTCGACGCTCCCGAGGGCCAGGAGCAGCAGCAGGCTGAGGATGAGTGCGGTTTCGACGGCTGCGACGCCTTGTTCGTTGCGGATCCGTTTCATCATGTCATCAAGGGTTGGGGATCAGTCGGACCGGGTTGCCGATGACCCGGGCCGTCCAGGTCGTTCTATCGTGGGATGTGTTCAGGTCGACATCCATCGTCCAGAAACAGTCGCCGGTGCACGTGTACACGCCGGGGTCGGGGATGTCGATGGAAGCGATGATCCATCGCTTGTTGTACTGGGCGTTGCCGTTCACAGTCGTCTGAATCCGACATTGTCCGGTCACCGGCGTGGTGGTGTTGCCATCCATGTCCTCGGCAAACCACGTGCAGATGGGAATCGTGCCGTCCGGCATCTGGACCGACATGAACCCATTGCCGCTGCTCTCGCCGGGGTCGTAGAACTTCAACTCGAGTCTCTTGCCCGCGTAGATGGGATCGACCTCGGCCAGGTAGACGGTGGCCTGTCCGGAGGGAGCGTTGGTGAAGATGGACATGTCGTTGATGCCGTAGATTCGCACGTTGCCGGCCGGGGTGGCGGTTACGTTGAGCGAGTAGCTGTTGCTGCCGCCGATGTTGGCGCCCGTGCTCCACACGTTCAGGACGTAGATCCCCGGCGTGGGGTCGTTGATCGTGCAGAGATTCACCCACTTGTTCTTGTACGTGGAACTGCTGGCCCCCGAGTTGATATCGCGGCGGCACGAGGCGATGGGCGGGTTGTCGGTCGGGTTGAGCGGAGTCGTGTCGACCATGCGCAACTCGAAATGCATGTCGGTCCCGCCGCTGGCCGTCTTGGTCAGACTCTCCTCGTCGCCCGTCTCTCCGAAGCCGGAACGGTCGTAGAAGCCGGCGTCGTAGAGTTGGACCGTGAAGCTGGTCTTGCCGCTGGGGATCTCGACGCCGTAGTAGTACCCGGTCGGCCGGAAATCCGGGTTGAGAGGGTCGGAGTTGGCGTCCCAGGGAGCCCCGGAACCGTCGTTGACACTGTCGGTGCAGTTGCCCGACGATCTTGCCCAGTCGCACCGGGTTGCATACGGGTCGCCATGCTCTTTGGCGGTTGCCTGCCCTTGAATAGCAGCCCAGAAGTTCTGGGTCGCTCCCCCGCAACCGCCGGATGGTAACGCCGCCGCGTAGCCGATCCCGAAGCAATTGCTCGGGCTTCCCATCGGCACCGGCTTGATGTACTCGGCGGTCGAGCGTCGGGTCACGTCGAACGAGTTGATGCCTATCGCCCTCAAGAAGTACGTTGGCACATTCGTGGTAAGGGTCGCCTGCACCTTGTTGTCGCTCAGCAAGGTGGTTGTGACGGTGTTCGCCCCGCCGACCGGGAACCCGTTGGCGGCGGCGGCGCCCTCGGCATCGGTCTGGGCTTGAGTCATGAATCCCGGCGCATTGACGACTGCAGCGAGTGCAGCCGCGTCGGAAGCGTTCTGAAGTCTCGACACATTGAGGTACAGCCAGGCCAGGTCGACGGAGAGCGCTGCGAACGCGAGAAGCACGACGAGGGAACCGGCCGCCCACACGAGGACGGCTCCGTTCTCGGATGCATCGAGGCGAAGGAGTGCCCGCAGGCGGGACCTCATCCGAACACCTCCGGTTCCATGCGCAGGATCGTGCTCTCGTCGATGACGTAGCTCCCGGTGAAAGGCGGCAAGCCGGTGATCCAGTTGTGCGTCATCCGGATGCGGATGCCGATGATGTCCAGTGGTTGCGGACCCGCAGCGGTCTGTCGTGTGACCGACGGCCACGGTGGCGACGTGCTGACTGGCTGGTTGTTGACAGTCCATCTGTTCACGGACCCGTCGGCGCAAGGGTCGAGCGGATCGCCACCGGCATACCTCCACCTGTTGGTGTTTGTGTTGTCCTGGCTCCCATCCGGGTTCGCCTTGTAGATGGCGAGATACTCGACCCGGTCAAGAAAACCGTTGGGGAGGAAGGCAACGACAGCCGAGATGGCCTGGCAGTCGGCATCTGGTGCCGTCCCAACGAAGGCGGCGGTTCGCACTCCCTCGCGAGCAGCCTGCTCGACCGTCAGGAAATCGTAGAAGGCCATGCCGAACTCCATGATTCCGATGAAGAGGAGCAAGAGGATCGGCATGACCAATGCGAACTCGACGAGTGTCGCTCCGCTCTCGCGGTTTCGCCTGCGAAGCCGTTTCACTCGTGTCCTCTCAGGACTGTCTCCCAGCATGGTGGCATCAACACACCACTGACCCAGTCAGGGAATCTACACGACCCGATGAGAACTGCAATGGGGATGACCTTGGTCGTGGTCGCAAACCGCAGGGCGGTGATGCTCCGGTCGTCACGAGACCTCGTACCGTCCCTGCCTCCCGCCGGGCCACGGCTCGAGCGTGCAGCGTCAGGTTGAAGATGATCCGAGGGGGACCTGTTGATGACGACCTCACCCCTTTTCGCCCCGTGAGGCGTTTGCCGGTCTCCCGGCCCTGCGCGTGGCAACCGCGCTTGAGGTGGTCAGGATATCACTGTAGGCGGTTGCCGACAAGAGGGTTGTCGAGACCTCATTTCCCGAGAACGAGATGAAGGGGGCTGCC is from bacterium BMS3Abin02 and encodes:
- the mdh gene encoding malate dehydrogenase — protein: MSKVTVVGAGKYGSLTAMRIAQLDLADEVVMTDIVEGLPQGLALDMNESRPIEKYRTLVVGTNEYADTAGSDVVVITAGLPRKPGMSRMDLLEVNAKIVKSVVEQITHFSPEATLIVVTNPLDHMTTLAAEVSGLPRNKVMGQAGMLDTARFVHFVSEVSGVDVLDIEALTLGSHGPTMVPVPSQVKVAGKPLTEVLTAEQIEAIVERTRKGGSEIVGLLKTGSAYFAPSAAATQMVKAVLQDTGEIMPVCAWTSGEYGIEGVYLGVPAKLGAKGVEEIVQLDIDESELEALREAAVAVKAKIEDLHSITL
- the hup gene encoding DNA-binding protein HU, which encodes MNKGDLVEKVADAAGISKKAAHVAVETVFGEITKAMKKGDRVQVTGFGSFESTKRPGRKGLNPATGESLYIKTKFVPKFHPGKGLKDEVAKRRK
- a CDS encoding SCP-2 sterol transfer family protein; protein product: MAFRFLTDEWAAAVTEALRASDAFTSSANMSLQFVVTDAPEGEAKFYMDATGDTPVQRIGEMENPDVTITSSYETASKIFKGDLNTQMAFMTGKIKVAGNMAKLMTQQAALGHYASATAGLDVEY
- the dapA_2 gene encoding 4-hydroxy-tetrahydrodipicolinate synthase, yielding MQPPRLLPALVTPFTRSGDLDLDAHRHNLTTLTKRRIKGFLIAGSTGEGPYLEPGERQTLLETARQTLGEKPFLLSGIAAETTRMATRQAMEAVEAGADAVLAMTPTTLARGSRDAVRRFFLALADTSPLPVMIYSVPLYAAYEIPTDLVVELSHDPNIIGMKDSGGDVTRMARLVQETPADFLLFTGATRSITFCMAAGGYGAITASSNYLTTMVLEVVAKAHRSPKSALTAQAELTRIASAVEIYRIPGVKAAAEMVGLRPGHPRAPLAKLGARDIKKIHRPLLPILSD
- a CDS encoding TadE-like protein, with protein sequence MMKRIRNEQGVAAVETALILSLLLLLALGSVEWGMGLRDWLSVTAGTREGARVGAAAGDEANADCVILEATAGAIRDIDGAVLQVWIYQSDTSGTIGLRQRFRPFVSGDNGAFLRCGTWFALEENWPATVRDNDGSDRDWLGTRVVFDHDWLTGFAWFTGSVCNRDPVNNTCWAADTVMHIEPDPTP
- a CDS encoding TadE-like protein; translated protein: MKRLRRRNRESGATLVEFALVMPILLLLFIGIMEFGMAFYDFLTVEQAAREGVRTAAFVGTAPDADCQAISAVVAFLPNGFLDRVEYLAIYKANPDGSQDNTNTNRWRYAGGDPLDPCADGSVNRWTVNNQPVSTSPPWPSVTRQTAAGPQPLDIIGIRIRMTHNWITGLPPFTGSYVIDESTILRMEPEVFG